In Leifsonia sp. ZF2019, a genomic segment contains:
- a CDS encoding class E sortase: MADPTEPELRRPRGTERRGGRSRGTKQRKPHRRPTVVGVLGEILITAGVLVLLFLGWQMWWNNLVVDKQQSSAAASQSQQWIDDALKAPKPTPTPDENGKIDIPVMAKPADYQAFAVIYIPRLGADWKRTIRQTVDVEKVLNSYTAGVGHYADTQMPGQIGNFAVAGHDSGWGNTFIDLSKLHIGDKIYVQTQDGWYTYVFRNFEYVQPSAVQVLLPVPRQPEATPTERLMTITTCNPPFAAGERLIAYNVFDNYAPPQDVPSEIAAVVGAGQGG, translated from the coding sequence ATGGCGGACCCGACCGAACCCGAGCTGCGTCGCCCGCGCGGAACCGAGCGTCGTGGCGGCCGGAGCCGGGGCACGAAGCAGCGCAAGCCGCACCGACGGCCCACCGTCGTCGGCGTGCTCGGCGAGATCCTCATCACGGCCGGTGTGCTCGTCCTGCTCTTCCTCGGCTGGCAGATGTGGTGGAACAACCTCGTCGTCGACAAGCAGCAGAGTTCTGCGGCCGCCAGCCAGAGCCAGCAGTGGATCGATGACGCTCTGAAGGCGCCGAAGCCGACTCCGACACCCGATGAGAACGGGAAGATCGACATCCCGGTGATGGCGAAGCCGGCCGACTACCAGGCCTTCGCGGTCATCTACATCCCGCGTCTCGGGGCCGACTGGAAGCGGACGATCCGCCAGACCGTCGACGTCGAGAAGGTCCTCAACAGCTACACCGCCGGCGTCGGGCACTACGCCGACACCCAGATGCCCGGCCAGATCGGCAATTTCGCCGTCGCCGGCCACGACAGCGGGTGGGGCAACACATTCATCGACCTGTCGAAGCTGCACATCGGCGACAAGATCTACGTGCAGACGCAGGACGGCTGGTACACCTACGTGTTCCGCAACTTCGAGTACGTGCAGCCGTCGGCCGTGCAGGTGCTCCTGCCCGTCCCTCGGCAGCCCGAGGCGACACCGACGGAGCGGCTCATGACGATCACGACGTGCAACCCGCCGTTCGCGGCCGGGGAGCGGCTCATCGCCTACAACGTCTTCGACAACTACGCACCGCCCCAGGACGTTCCGAGCGAGATCGCCGCCGTCGTGGGCGCCGGCCAGGGAGGCTGA
- a CDS encoding cell division protein CrgA encodes MARSKTKTKPERSARIASASGEEAPNPVWFKPVMFGFMLLGLVWIIVFYVSQNQYPIPALGAWNILVGFGIAFIGFLMTTRWR; translated from the coding sequence ATGGCACGCAGCAAGACGAAGACCAAGCCCGAGCGCAGCGCGCGGATCGCCTCCGCCTCCGGAGAGGAGGCGCCGAACCCGGTGTGGTTCAAGCCGGTGATGTTCGGCTTCATGCTGCTCGGCCTGGTGTGGATCATCGTCTTCTATGTCAGCCAGAACCAGTACCCCATCCCCGCCCTCGGCGCGTGGAACATCCTCGTCGGTTTCGGCATCGCCTTCATCGGCTTCCTCATGACCACCCGGTGGCGGTGA
- a CDS encoding anthranilate synthase component II, with the protein MTRVLVIDNYDSFVYTLNGYLRELGAQTEVVRNDDIATADIPARLAEYDAVLISPGPGTPADAGISIPVVEQALATGQPLLGVCLGHQAIAEAFGGVVTNAEELMHGKTSQVGHDDSTLFDGVPQPFTATRYHSLAVVDGTLPEELVVTARTPGGVIMALEHREAPIYGVQFHPESVLTEGGYRMLGNWLEVAGLAGAAEASRALNPLVKLG; encoded by the coding sequence GTGACCCGCGTACTCGTCATCGACAACTACGACAGCTTCGTCTACACGCTGAACGGCTACCTCCGGGAGCTCGGCGCGCAGACGGAGGTCGTGCGCAACGACGACATCGCCACGGCCGACATCCCGGCACGTCTCGCCGAGTACGACGCGGTGCTGATCTCACCCGGACCGGGCACGCCCGCGGACGCCGGCATCTCGATCCCGGTGGTCGAGCAGGCCCTCGCGACCGGCCAGCCTCTGCTCGGAGTCTGCCTGGGGCACCAGGCGATCGCCGAGGCGTTCGGTGGGGTCGTCACCAACGCCGAGGAGCTGATGCACGGCAAGACGTCGCAGGTCGGGCATGACGACAGCACGCTCTTCGATGGCGTCCCCCAGCCGTTCACCGCGACGCGATACCACTCGCTCGCGGTCGTGGACGGCACGCTCCCCGAGGAGCTCGTCGTCACGGCACGTACGCCGGGCGGCGTCATCATGGCTCTGGAGCACCGCGAGGCGCCGATCTACGGTGTGCAGTTCCACCCGGAGTCGGTGCTCACCGAGGGCGGCTACCGGATGCTCGGCAACTGGCTCGAGGTCGCCGGACTGGCCGGTGCGGCCGAGGCGTCACGCGCCCTGAACCCGCTGGTCAAGTTGGGCTGA
- a CDS encoding peptidylprolyl isomerase — protein MSKHTAVATLHTNYGDIKVNLYGNHAPKTVRNFVGLATGEIEWTHPATGEKTSTPLYDGVIFHRIIPGFMIQGGDPLGQGIGGPGYQFDDEINPELDFTQPYILAMANAGIQGGRGTNGSQFFITVGPTTWLQGKHTIFGEVADDASRKIVDKLAEVPTDARDRPLDDVVIESVEIEQV, from the coding sequence ATGTCTAAGCACACCGCCGTCGCCACGCTCCACACCAACTACGGAGACATCAAGGTCAACCTCTACGGCAACCACGCGCCGAAGACGGTGCGCAACTTCGTCGGCCTGGCGACCGGTGAGATCGAGTGGACCCACCCGGCGACCGGCGAGAAGACCAGCACGCCGCTCTACGACGGCGTGATCTTCCACCGCATCATCCCCGGCTTCATGATCCAGGGCGGCGACCCGCTCGGCCAGGGAATCGGCGGACCGGGCTACCAGTTCGACGACGAGATCAACCCCGAGCTCGACTTCACGCAGCCGTACATCCTCGCCATGGCCAACGCCGGAATCCAGGGCGGCCGCGGCACCAACGGCTCGCAGTTCTTCATCACCGTCGGACCGACCACGTGGCTGCAGGGCAAGCACACCATCTTCGGCGAGGTCGCGGACGACGCGTCGCGCAAGATCGTCGACAAGCTCGCCGAGGTGCCGACCGACGCACGTGACCGGCCGCTCGACGACGTCGTCATCGAGTCGGTCGAGATCGAGCAGGTCTGA
- a CDS encoding rhomboid family intramembrane serine protease, translating into MAEQRATAPKTKPAWIPRLTGQGAPVVTYAIIAVCAVVFILQSLPVIGSEVTRAIQYAGVYSDPRAFEPWRLLTSVFAHASIIHILLNMYTLWIFGSVLEPMLGRLRFLGLFLISGFAGSVGVLMLSSPLQPVVGASGAIFGMFGAFFIIQRRLGGNATQILVLVALNIGIGFLPGLNIAWQAHVGGLIGGILVGLIYVETRKPSRRRLQLPLVIVLCLLLIALSLIRFL; encoded by the coding sequence ATGGCCGAGCAGCGCGCCACCGCGCCGAAGACCAAGCCGGCCTGGATCCCCCGGCTGACCGGTCAGGGTGCTCCTGTCGTCACCTACGCGATCATCGCGGTGTGCGCGGTCGTGTTCATCCTGCAGTCGCTGCCGGTGATCGGGTCCGAGGTGACCCGTGCCATCCAGTACGCCGGCGTCTACTCGGATCCGCGGGCGTTCGAGCCGTGGCGTCTGCTGACGTCCGTGTTCGCCCACGCGAGCATCATCCACATCCTGCTCAACATGTACACGCTGTGGATCTTCGGCAGCGTCCTCGAGCCGATGCTCGGGAGGCTGCGCTTCCTCGGCCTGTTCCTCATCAGCGGGTTCGCGGGGTCGGTCGGCGTGCTGATGCTGAGCAGTCCCCTGCAGCCGGTGGTCGGCGCGTCCGGGGCCATCTTCGGCATGTTCGGCGCCTTCTTCATCATCCAGCGGAGGCTCGGCGGCAATGCCACGCAGATCCTCGTGCTGGTGGCGCTCAACATCGGCATCGGATTCCTGCCCGGTCTCAACATCGCGTGGCAGGCGCACGTCGGTGGGTTGATCGGGGGCATCCTGGTGGGGCTCATCTACGTGGAGACGCGCAAGCCCTCCCGGCGCAGACTCCAGCTGCCGCTGGTCATCGTGCTGTGCCTCCTGCTGATCGCGCTGAGCCTGATCCGCTTCCTCTGA
- the pknB gene encoding Stk1 family PASTA domain-containing Ser/Thr kinase has product MSPDSRLLAGRYQLGELVGRGGMSDVHRGTDTRLGRTVAIKLLKPSLATDPAFRTRFRQEAQAAARMAHPTIVRVFDAGEETVHEPNGHEAQLPFIVMEFVDGILLKDLIKKGPLEVSEAVRITEGILTALEYSHRAGVVHRDIKPGNVMITKTGQVKVMDFGIARAISDSSATVAQTTAVLGTASYFSPEQAKGESVDARTDLYSTGVVLFEMLAGRPPFRGDTPVAVAYQHVSETPVAPSTLNPKVSPAMDVVVARALTKDRFERYQTVAEFRADLEEAAAGRVPVHKETDEFAETLFGAPPSSVSGPEAAFRQLAEDQTMTRTQRRPPVIWIWAGIAVMAVVIVAVLAWVLRLAPTTTMPETSRTVPSLSGQTVDQATAALEKMKLKWTQTTETSSTYPEGQIIRSDPGAGIVVATGDTINLFVSTGKKTVSVPDVHNMTLDAAKAAITAAGLTVGPVTSENSSSVAANIVISTDPTSPGNAHEGDPVSLTISSGKVTLSDLTGQTIQAATGILSQLGLTANPKPDSSCPQDTGAPLVHSQSVAPGDVPQGSTVDLTYCSG; this is encoded by the coding sequence TTGAGCCCAGATAGCCGCCTGCTCGCAGGCCGATATCAGCTGGGCGAACTGGTCGGGCGCGGGGGCATGTCCGACGTGCACCGCGGCACCGACACGCGTCTCGGGCGCACCGTGGCGATCAAGCTGCTGAAGCCCTCGCTCGCGACGGATCCGGCCTTCCGCACACGCTTCCGCCAGGAGGCCCAGGCCGCCGCCCGCATGGCGCACCCCACGATCGTCCGCGTCTTCGACGCCGGCGAGGAGACGGTGCACGAGCCCAACGGCCACGAGGCCCAGCTCCCGTTCATCGTGATGGAGTTCGTCGACGGCATCCTCCTGAAAGACCTCATCAAGAAGGGGCCGCTGGAGGTCTCGGAGGCCGTGCGGATCACCGAGGGCATCCTGACGGCCCTCGAGTACTCCCACCGCGCCGGGGTCGTTCACCGCGACATCAAGCCGGGCAACGTGATGATCACCAAGACCGGCCAGGTCAAGGTGATGGACTTCGGCATCGCACGGGCGATCAGCGACTCCTCGGCGACCGTCGCGCAGACCACCGCCGTGCTCGGCACGGCGAGCTACTTCTCGCCGGAGCAGGCGAAGGGCGAGTCCGTCGACGCCCGCACCGACCTCTACTCGACCGGCGTCGTCCTGTTCGAGATGCTCGCCGGCCGCCCGCCGTTCCGGGGAGACACCCCGGTCGCGGTCGCCTACCAGCACGTGAGCGAGACGCCGGTCGCGCCCAGCACGCTCAACCCCAAGGTCTCGCCCGCGATGGACGTGGTCGTGGCGCGCGCGCTGACCAAGGACCGCTTCGAGCGCTACCAGACGGTCGCCGAGTTCCGCGCCGACCTCGAGGAGGCCGCCGCCGGCCGCGTTCCCGTCCACAAGGAGACCGACGAGTTCGCCGAGACGCTGTTCGGCGCCCCGCCGAGCTCGGTGTCGGGCCCGGAGGCCGCGTTCCGCCAGCTCGCCGAGGACCAGACGATGACGCGCACCCAGCGCCGCCCTCCGGTCATCTGGATCTGGGCCGGCATCGCGGTGATGGCCGTGGTCATCGTCGCCGTGCTCGCCTGGGTGCTGCGCCTCGCCCCCACGACGACCATGCCCGAGACGTCGCGCACCGTGCCGAGTCTCTCCGGGCAGACGGTCGACCAGGCCACCGCCGCCCTCGAGAAGATGAAGCTCAAGTGGACGCAGACCACCGAGACGAGCTCGACCTATCCCGAGGGCCAGATCATCCGCAGCGACCCCGGTGCGGGCATCGTCGTCGCGACGGGTGACACGATCAACCTGTTCGTTTCGACGGGCAAGAAGACCGTGAGCGTCCCCGACGTCCACAACATGACACTGGATGCCGCCAAGGCCGCCATCACGGCGGCGGGCCTCACCGTCGGTCCCGTCACCTCGGAGAACTCGTCGTCGGTGGCCGCGAACATCGTCATCTCCACAGACCCGACGTCGCCGGGGAACGCGCACGAGGGCGACCCGGTCTCGCTCACGATCTCGAGCGGCAAAGTGACGCTCTCCGACCTCACGGGGCAGACCATCCAGGCTGCGACAGGCATCCTCTCGCAGCTCGGGCTCACGGCGAACCCGAAACCCGACTCATCGTGCCCGCAGGACACTGGCGCCCCGTTGGTGCACTCGCAATCGGTCGCCCCGGGCGATGTCCCACAGGGTTCGACGGTCGATCTGACCTACTGCTCGGGCTGA
- a CDS encoding PspC domain-containing protein encodes MNILQRPLHGRVLGGVCAGLAQRFGLTPTTVRVLFLLSCLLPGPQFIAYIAMWIIIPSERRDVVTV; translated from the coding sequence ATGAACATCCTCCAGCGTCCCCTCCACGGCCGCGTCCTCGGCGGCGTCTGCGCGGGCCTCGCTCAACGCTTCGGCCTGACGCCGACGACGGTCCGCGTGCTCTTCCTGCTTTCGTGCCTGCTTCCGGGCCCGCAGTTCATCGCCTATATCGCGATGTGGATCATCATCCCGAGCGAACGACGCGACGTCGTCACCGTCTGA